Proteins from a single region of Geothrix sp. PMB-07:
- a CDS encoding NAD(P)(+) transhydrogenase (Re/Si-specific) subunit beta gives MSAETLVQLLYLVSTALFILSLRWMADPETARKGVFSGVAAMTLAVLGTLTGVMATGGTHYWWILGAFAAGAAIGYPLAQVPLTAVPQRTALSHAFGGLAAGLVGTAKFFLYYGQKNEAALAPFIVIALVAEILLGFLTFTGSILAAGKLQEVKWIPQRPVTYPLQNVSNLALFALALGLGVALVLHPLAPWAPWAFGGIILLSLAFGVLLIIPIGGADMPTVISILNAYAGLSAVAMGFVLNNKLLITAGALDGSSGLILSVIMCKAMNRSFFNVLFGAFGQTTSASAEGEQKAYKSDTVESAAQVMEQADLVVIVPGYGMAVAQAQHKVREVYDLLKKKGVTVKFAIHPVAGRMPGHMNVLLAEAEIPYDDLVEMDEINGDMPQADVVLVIGANDVVNPAARSDKNSPIYGMPIIDADKAKTVYAIKRSKAPGFAGIDNELYFLDKTFMLFGDAKAVVGELARKLAGEGGH, from the coding sequence GTGAGCGCCGAGACCCTCGTCCAGCTTCTGTATCTCGTCTCCACGGCCCTGTTCATCCTCTCCCTCCGGTGGATGGCCGATCCCGAAACGGCCCGCAAAGGCGTGTTCTCGGGCGTGGCGGCCATGACCCTGGCCGTGCTGGGCACCCTGACCGGCGTCATGGCCACCGGCGGCACCCACTACTGGTGGATCCTCGGCGCCTTCGCTGCGGGCGCCGCCATCGGCTACCCTCTGGCCCAGGTGCCCCTCACGGCGGTGCCGCAACGGACGGCGCTTTCCCATGCCTTCGGCGGCCTGGCCGCGGGCCTGGTGGGCACGGCCAAGTTCTTCCTCTACTACGGCCAGAAGAACGAGGCGGCCCTGGCGCCCTTCATCGTCATCGCCCTGGTGGCGGAAATCCTCCTGGGCTTCCTCACCTTTACTGGATCGATTCTGGCGGCGGGCAAGCTGCAGGAAGTGAAGTGGATCCCCCAGCGGCCGGTCACCTACCCGCTGCAGAACGTCAGCAACCTCGCCCTCTTCGCCCTGGCCCTGGGCCTGGGCGTGGCGCTGGTACTGCATCCGCTGGCCCCCTGGGCGCCCTGGGCCTTCGGCGGCATCATCCTGCTCTCGCTGGCCTTCGGTGTGCTGCTGATCATCCCCATCGGCGGCGCCGACATGCCCACCGTGATCTCCATCCTCAATGCGTACGCAGGCTTGTCGGCGGTGGCCATGGGCTTCGTGCTGAACAACAAGCTGCTCATCACGGCGGGTGCCCTGGATGGCAGTTCGGGCCTCATCCTCTCCGTGATCATGTGCAAAGCCATGAACCGCTCCTTCTTCAACGTGCTGTTCGGCGCCTTCGGCCAGACCACCAGCGCCAGCGCCGAGGGCGAACAAAAGGCCTACAAGTCCGACACCGTGGAAAGCGCCGCCCAGGTCATGGAACAGGCGGATCTCGTGGTCATCGTGCCCGGCTACGGCATGGCCGTGGCCCAGGCCCAGCACAAGGTGCGCGAGGTCTACGACCTGCTGAAGAAGAAGGGCGTCACCGTGAAGTTCGCCATCCATCCCGTGGCGGGCCGCATGCCGGGCCACATGAACGTGCTGCTGGCCGAAGCTGAGATCCCCTACGACGACTTGGTGGAGATGGATGAGATCAACGGCGACATGCCCCAGGCAGATGTGGTGCTGGTCATCGGCGCCAACGACGTGGTGAATCCTGCCGCGCGCTCGGACAAGAACAGCCCCATCTACGGCATGCCCATCATTGATGCCGACAAGGCGAAGACGGTGTATGCCATCAAGCGCTCCAAGGCGCCGGGCTTCGCGGGCATCGACAACGAGCTCTACTTCCTCGACAAGACCTTCATGCTCTTCGGGGATGCCAAGGCGGTGGTGGGGGAACTGGCCCGGAAACTGGCGGGGGAAGGCGGACACTGA
- a CDS encoding NAD(P) transhydrogenase subunit alpha translates to MGALFVFMLATFIGLMVIQRVSRLLHTPLMSLTNAISAIAVVGALIVSAGKDSPGYITLLGLVAIFCSTTNIVSGFLITDRMLKMFKKHEKGAK, encoded by the coding sequence ATGGGCGCCCTCTTCGTCTTCATGCTGGCCACCTTCATCGGCCTCATGGTCATCCAGCGGGTGTCGCGCCTGCTGCACACGCCGCTCATGAGCCTCACCAACGCCATTTCCGCCATCGCCGTGGTGGGCGCCCTCATCGTGTCCGCCGGCAAGGATTCGCCGGGGTACATCACCCTCTTGGGCCTGGTGGCCATCTTCTGCTCCACCACCAACATCGTCAGTGGCTTCCTCATCACGGACCGCATGCTGAAGATGTTCAAGAAGCACGAAAAGGGGGCCAAGTGA
- a CDS encoding Re/Si-specific NAD(P)(+) transhydrogenase subunit alpha, translated as MRIAVPREIRADETRVALDPESCKKLIQLGIEVAVQAGAGAAAHYPDSAYESAGATMMADAASLWGNADFLLKVNAPQARPEGGHEADLLKPGAMLLASLFPTRNLEAVQRLAERNITAFSTDCIPRTTRAQAMDTLSSQANIVGYKGVLIGAMELPKYYPMFMTAAGTTLPAKVFVIGAGVAGLQAIATAKRLGASVTATDVRPEVKEQIESVGGKYVGIDLKQGASAGGGYATELSAEDKALQAKLLADHCATVDVVITTALIGGVFAPKLIDETIVRSMKPGSVIVDLGADGGGNCTLSKLGGTTDVNGVKIIAPLNLPATVATHASMLFSRNLLNFMTAFWDKEAKRFNLDWADDILKGCAVTHEGKVVHGPTLKALGQNEGGKA; from the coding sequence ATGAGAATTGCCGTACCCAGAGAGATCAGGGCGGACGAGACCCGCGTCGCGTTGGACCCCGAATCCTGCAAGAAACTCATCCAGCTCGGCATCGAGGTGGCTGTGCAGGCCGGGGCCGGGGCCGCCGCCCACTACCCCGATTCCGCCTACGAATCGGCGGGGGCCACGATGATGGCAGATGCGGCGTCGCTGTGGGGAAACGCCGACTTCCTGCTGAAGGTGAACGCCCCCCAGGCCCGCCCCGAGGGCGGCCATGAAGCAGACCTTCTGAAGCCCGGGGCCATGCTGTTGGCTTCACTCTTCCCCACGCGGAATCTCGAGGCTGTCCAGCGGCTGGCGGAGCGGAACATCACCGCCTTCTCCACGGACTGCATCCCCCGCACCACCCGCGCCCAGGCCATGGACACGCTGTCGAGCCAGGCCAACATCGTCGGCTACAAGGGCGTGCTCATCGGCGCCATGGAGCTGCCCAAGTACTACCCCATGTTCATGACCGCCGCGGGCACCACCCTGCCCGCCAAGGTCTTCGTCATCGGCGCGGGGGTGGCGGGCCTGCAGGCCATCGCCACGGCCAAGCGCCTGGGCGCCAGCGTCACCGCCACGGATGTCCGGCCCGAGGTGAAAGAGCAGATCGAATCCGTGGGCGGCAAGTACGTGGGCATCGATCTGAAGCAGGGTGCGTCCGCTGGAGGCGGCTACGCCACCGAGCTCTCCGCCGAGGACAAGGCCCTGCAGGCGAAGCTGCTGGCGGATCACTGCGCCACGGTGGATGTGGTCATCACCACGGCCCTCATCGGCGGCGTGTTCGCGCCCAAGCTCATCGATGAAACCATCGTCCGCTCCATGAAGCCCGGCTCCGTCATCGTGGATCTGGGCGCCGACGGCGGCGGGAACTGCACCCTGTCGAAGCTGGGCGGCACCACCGACGTGAACGGCGTGAAGATCATCGCCCCGCTCAACCTGCCTGCCACCGTGGCGACCCACGCCAGCATGCTCTTCTCGCGGAACCTGCTGAACTTCATGACCGCCTTCTGGGACAAGGAGGCCAAGCGCTTCAACCTGGACTGGGCGGACGACATCCTCAAGGGCTGCGCCGTCACCCATGAGGGGAAGGTGGTCCACGGGCCCACGCTCAAGGCACTGGGCCAAAACGAGGGAGGGAAGGCGTGA
- a CDS encoding glycoside hydrolase family 108 protein: MNSPLDNALAFTLGNEGGYVNHPADPGGATNFGIIQRNLDKWNGAHPELGFPGDVKDLTKDQASTIYRTDYWRWDGLSDAAIAIKLFDIGVNCSLEVAVKLLQKALNTLITAPISVDGQPGPATLGAANAQSPSALMQALCQAQKNYYQSIVDRNPSQSVFLKGWLRRADRIPEAPHVV; the protein is encoded by the coding sequence TTGAACAGTCCCCTTGATAACGCCCTCGCCTTCACCCTCGGCAATGAAGGCGGCTATGTGAACCATCCGGCCGATCCCGGCGGCGCCACCAACTTCGGCATCATCCAGCGCAACCTCGACAAGTGGAACGGCGCCCACCCGGAGCTGGGCTTTCCTGGCGATGTGAAGGATCTGACCAAGGATCAGGCCAGCACCATCTACCGGACCGATTACTGGCGCTGGGATGGCCTTTCCGATGCCGCCATCGCCATCAAGCTGTTCGACATCGGGGTGAACTGCAGCCTGGAAGTCGCCGTCAAACTGCTCCAGAAGGCCCTCAACACCCTGATCACCGCACCCATTTCCGTGGATGGGCAACCCGGGCCCGCGACCCTCGGCGCCGCCAACGCCCAATCCCCCTCGGCGCTCATGCAGGCCCTTTGTCAGGCGCAGAAGAACTACTACCAGTCCATCGTCGATCGCAATCCCAGTCAGTCCGTGTTCCTGAAGGGCTGGCTGAGGCGGGCGGATCGCATTCCGGAGGCCCCCCATGTCGTTTGA
- a CDS encoding IS481 family transposase — MVKRVLEEDWTVRDAAESIGISTRRAYRWLARFKTEGPAGLLDRSSQPHRLARSHELGLVVEAVGRRRRGQAAIRIASELGVPRSTVGFWLRKARISKASDLQPKEPDNRYEHAAPGDLLHLDTKKLANFHEVGHRATGIRHHKNRDAGYQVLHVCSDDHSRACYMEVLPDEKKETTASFLQRALLHFQARGVTARKLLTDNGSPYRSKAFKAMREAFGLTHSRTRPYRPRTNGKAERLIQTALREWAYGPTWQSSDERNQALGAWLHFYNHHRPHKALGGQPPVTRLVNLVGTDT; from the coding sequence ATGGTGAAGCGCGTTCTGGAGGAGGACTGGACGGTCCGGGATGCGGCTGAATCCATAGGAATCAGCACGCGCAGGGCCTACCGATGGCTCGCTCGGTTCAAAACAGAGGGTCCGGCCGGACTCCTGGATCGCTCCAGCCAGCCGCATCGCCTGGCGCGAAGCCACGAGCTTGGCCTCGTCGTCGAGGCCGTAGGTCGAAGGCGGCGGGGCCAGGCGGCGATCCGGATTGCCTCGGAACTGGGCGTGCCCCGTTCCACCGTGGGCTTCTGGCTCCGCAAGGCGCGCATCTCCAAGGCTTCGGACCTCCAGCCCAAGGAACCCGACAACCGCTACGAACACGCGGCCCCCGGCGACCTCCTCCACCTGGACACCAAGAAGCTCGCCAACTTCCACGAAGTGGGCCACCGCGCCACAGGCATCCGCCACCACAAGAACCGCGATGCGGGCTACCAGGTGCTCCATGTCTGCTCGGACGACCACTCGCGGGCCTGCTACATGGAAGTGCTCCCGGACGAGAAGAAGGAGACCACTGCCTCATTCCTCCAGAGGGCGCTGTTGCACTTCCAGGCCCGGGGCGTCACCGCCCGCAAGCTGCTGACCGACAACGGCTCGCCCTACCGGTCCAAGGCGTTCAAGGCCATGCGCGAAGCCTTCGGCCTCACGCACAGCCGCACCCGCCCCTACCGCCCACGGACCAACGGCAAGGCCGAGCGCCTCATCCAGACGGCCCTGCGAGAGTGGGCCTACGGTCCCACCTGGCAGAGCTCAGACGAAAGAAACCAGGCGCTCGGCGCCTGGCTCCACTTCTACAATCACCACAGGCCCCACAAGGCCTTAGGTGGTCAGCCCCCGGTTACCCGGCTGGTCAACCTCGTTGGCACCGACACCTAG
- a CDS encoding sigma-54-dependent Fis family transcriptional regulator, whose amino-acid sequence MIGQSPAFQATVRLMARMAACDAPVLIEGETGTGKELAARAIHYQSARRDGPFIPVNCGAIPDSLIESELFGHRKGAFTDAKDHQPGLVVLAEGGTLFLDEVDALSAKGQVTLLRFLQDQEFRPLGARRVEHGNVRILAASNASLPLLAEKGAFRSDLLYRLRILCLELAPLRHRRGDVELLAGWFLEACDKRFGLGLKTIHPDSLRWMNEYHWPGNIRELENLLYREYLLSEGVLMRIDAPKSLHAPKPGARSRTGGDLLFHRAKAQAVEAFERDYLVGLLGRAGGNVSLAAKLAGKERRSLGKLLKKYGLGQAPRGNARFLDDPLSA is encoded by the coding sequence TTGATTGGGCAATCGCCAGCCTTTCAAGCCACCGTTCGCCTCATGGCCCGCATGGCGGCCTGCGATGCGCCGGTGTTGATCGAAGGCGAAACGGGCACCGGCAAAGAACTGGCCGCCCGCGCCATCCACTACCAGAGCGCCCGTCGGGATGGGCCCTTCATCCCGGTGAACTGCGGCGCCATCCCGGATTCCCTCATCGAAAGCGAACTGTTCGGCCACCGCAAGGGCGCCTTCACGGATGCCAAGGATCATCAGCCGGGCCTGGTGGTCCTCGCAGAGGGAGGCACGCTCTTTCTGGATGAAGTGGATGCCCTCTCCGCGAAGGGGCAGGTGACCCTGCTGCGTTTCCTGCAGGATCAGGAGTTCAGGCCGCTGGGGGCGCGCCGGGTGGAGCACGGGAATGTCCGCATCCTGGCCGCCAGCAATGCCAGCTTGCCCCTGCTGGCGGAGAAGGGCGCCTTCCGCTCCGACCTGCTCTACCGTCTGCGGATCCTCTGCCTGGAACTGGCGCCACTGAGGCATCGGCGGGGGGATGTGGAACTGCTGGCCGGTTGGTTTCTGGAGGCCTGCGATAAGCGCTTCGGCCTCGGGCTGAAAACCATCCATCCCGATTCCCTGCGATGGATGAACGAGTATCACTGGCCCGGAAACATCCGTGAACTCGAGAACCTCCTCTACCGGGAGTATCTGCTTTCCGAAGGTGTCCTGATGCGCATCGACGCGCCCAAGAGCCTGCATGCACCTAAGCCTGGAGCGCGCAGCAGGACGGGAGGGGATCTCCTGTTCCATCGTGCCAAGGCCCAGGCTGTGGAGGCCTTCGAGCGCGACTACCTGGTGGGCTTGCTGGGCCGGGCCGGGGGCAACGTGAGTCTGGCGGCCAAGCTGGCTGGCAAGGAGCGGCGCAGCCTGGGCAAGCTGCTGAAGAAGTACGGGCTGGGCCAAGCTCCCAGGGGGAATGCCCGCTTCCTGGACGACCCCCTTTCCGCCTGA